Proteins encoded within one genomic window of Lysinibacillus sphaericus:
- a CDS encoding TetR/AcrR family transcriptional regulator — protein sequence MNHEERKASIAKATWNVIARDGLRGATVRSIAKEANLSLGAVRYYFNTHEELIVFAMELVEQQVNERIAQHLQKPLPIKQIIVAVLLELVPISEQHIIEMQVWLEFVSYKVRSGEASEENILSGIEKIFAYLQQQNLLQDGLVLHDEIVHLHAFIDGLALHVLMGLVPMDKVRLQCLIEKEIDKVLKL from the coding sequence GTGAATCATGAAGAAAGAAAAGCGAGTATCGCGAAAGCCACGTGGAATGTAATTGCTAGGGATGGACTTAGAGGTGCTACAGTACGTTCAATTGCAAAGGAGGCAAATTTATCATTAGGTGCTGTTCGTTACTATTTTAACACGCATGAGGAATTAATCGTATTTGCGATGGAGTTAGTAGAGCAGCAAGTAAATGAGCGTATTGCCCAGCATTTACAAAAGCCACTACCAATTAAGCAAATTATTGTAGCAGTACTTTTGGAGCTCGTGCCAATCTCTGAACAACATATTATTGAAATGCAAGTTTGGCTAGAATTTGTTTCTTATAAGGTGCGAAGTGGAGAAGCGTCAGAAGAAAATATATTGAGCGGTATTGAAAAGATATTTGCTTATTTACAACAACAAAATTTACTGCAAGATGGACTAGTACTACACGATGAAATTGTCCATTTACATGCATTTATTGATGGTCTTGCCCTGCATGTTTTAATGGGCTTAGTACCAATGGATAAAGTGCGACTTCAATGTTTAATTGAAAAAGAAATAGATAAAGTATTAAAACTATAA